A DNA window from Camelina sativa cultivar DH55 chromosome 17, Cs, whole genome shotgun sequence contains the following coding sequences:
- the LOC104755119 gene encoding uncharacterized protein LOC104755119 codes for MAAVDEGNDVGRTVEEEPVCEKREREEEEAETETLTPWEQHSRIISIPRFDYKAPSSLLHHSHSGFLVTCTIKREKSATKEVMSILGKYIVSMPEEKSEVLKSKKQKLCAQEIEEGEEKTVPLENDGLQETGGNPNVEDPKLANEEHNSLMSLVKLTKSGLLLFTFPVENSPDTTSIVSRVFQSMESGALKAPIWCHRIFPVQATCGLTEKELRETVSKLVQRFVNDKDNTLSKPVKFAAGYQRRGVEETKGKIQKEASEVLDQCPLLDRIKCFETVAAGVKDIVPDSVVDLKTPELCVLVELLPLSRIPSGSIVAAVSVLPHRLVSTKPKLCIKPLVPESKHKKGQN; via the exons atgGCTGCTGTAGATGAAGGGAACGATGTTGGAAGAACAGTAGAGGAAGAGCCTGTGtgtgaaaaaagagagagagaagaagaggaggctgAAACAGAAACATTGACTCCATGGGAGCAACACTCCAGGATCATAAGCATCCCTCGGTTCGACTACAAAGCTCcttcttctctgcttcatcATTCTCATTCAGGCTTCCTCGTCACCTGCACCATCA AAAGGGAGAAAAGTGCTACTAAAGAGGTCATGTCCATCCTTGGAAAG TATATTGTGTCCATGCCTGAAGAGAAATCTGAAGttctaaaatcaaaaaaacaaaaactttgtgCACAAGAGATAGAGGAAGGCGAAGAGAAGACCGTACCTCTTGAGAATGATGGCTTGCAGGAAACAG GTGGAAATCCAAATGTTGAGGATCCCAAATTAGCAAATGAAGAACACAATTCTCTCATGTCATTGGTTAAGCTGACGAAGAGTGGCCTGCTTCTCTTTACTTTCCCTGTTGAAAACTCTCCCGATACAACTAGTATCGTATCACGAGTCTTCCAATCTATGGAATCTGGAGCTCTGAAGGCACCAAT CTGGTGCCATCGGATATTCCCAGTTCAAGCTACTTGTGGTTTGACAGAGAAAGAACTTCGGGAAACAGTATCAAAGCTTGTTCAGCGGTTTGTCAATGATAAAGACAATACACTATCAAAACCTGTGAAG TTTGCAGCTGGGTATCAGCGTAGAGGTGTGGAAGAGACGAAAGGAAAGATTCAGAAAGAAGCATCAGAGGTTCTAGATCAATGTCCGTTGCTGGACCGCATAAAATGCTTTGAAACTGTGGCAGCGGGAGTGAAAGACATTGTACCAGATTCAGTTGTGGATCTCAAAACTCCAGAG TTATGTGTCCTGGTGGAACTCTTACCGCTCTCTAGAATACCAAGTGGCTCCATTGTAGCTGCTGTATCAGTGCTTCCACATAGACTCGTTAGCACAAAGCCAAAACTCTGCATCAAGCCTCTAGTCCCTGAATCCAAACACAAAAAGGGACAAAACTGA